The Nitrospirales bacterium genome includes a window with the following:
- a CDS encoding RluA family pseudouridine synthase translates to MAFVETRTEILVTPGESTKRLDHFLANRDPNFSRTALQRLILGGHITVEGQPVKPSHKIKPGDRILLIVPRPEPLEIEPEAIPIQVLYEDESLLAVNKQAGLVVHPAPGHWSGTLVNALLYHLKTSEAGLSTIGGRERPGLVHRLDKDTTGVLVVAKDDHAHRVLSAQFKRHSITRVYEAVVWGKPKTTEGRIELAIGRDTKDRKKFSARTTRPKESLTQYRVLERFGKLASHLELIPGTGRTHQLRVHLSALHCPILGDITYGGKKVMEVGGVIVPRVMLHAKVLGFIHPVTEQEVLLKAPLPEDIVGVTTALQQVTASV, encoded by the coding sequence ATGGCGTTCGTTGAAACGCGGACCGAAATTCTCGTCACGCCTGGTGAATCAACAAAACGGCTTGATCATTTCCTCGCGAACCGGGATCCCAATTTTTCCAGGACGGCTCTCCAACGTTTGATCCTTGGTGGTCACATCACGGTTGAGGGTCAACCCGTGAAACCCAGCCATAAGATCAAGCCCGGTGATCGAATCCTTCTAATTGTTCCTCGTCCCGAGCCTCTGGAGATTGAGCCGGAGGCCATCCCTATCCAGGTGCTGTATGAGGATGAATCATTATTGGCGGTCAATAAACAAGCTGGACTCGTCGTTCATCCTGCACCTGGCCATTGGAGTGGCACGCTCGTCAATGCGCTGTTATATCATTTGAAAACGAGTGAAGCCGGTCTATCGACGATTGGAGGAAGAGAACGGCCAGGTCTGGTCCATCGATTGGATAAGGACACGACAGGGGTGCTGGTTGTGGCAAAGGATGATCATGCACATCGAGTACTTTCTGCTCAATTCAAACGACACAGCATTACACGGGTGTATGAAGCCGTGGTCTGGGGAAAACCAAAAACGACGGAAGGCCGGATCGAATTAGCGATCGGTCGCGATACGAAAGACCGGAAAAAATTTTCAGCGAGGACCACGCGTCCCAAAGAATCGCTCACACAGTACAGAGTCCTCGAACGTTTCGGGAAACTTGCGAGTCATCTGGAATTGATCCCAGGCACTGGTCGTACGCATCAATTGCGGGTTCATCTCAGCGCGCTGCACTGCCCGATTTTGGGCGATATCACGTATGGTGGGAAAAAAGTGATGGAGGTTGGCGGTGTCATCGTTCCCCGTGTGATGCTGCATGCGAAAGTTTTGGGCTTTATTCACCCGGTTACCGAACAAGAAGTCCTCTTGAAAGCCCCCTTACCCGAGGATATAGTTGGGGTGACCACAGCGTTGCAGCAAGTGACGGCTTCCGTTTGA
- a CDS encoding F0F1 ATP synthase subunit epsilon: MTTSAHAVTPGKILLEVVTPDHRLLSQEVDYVSAPGSEGDFGVLPGHCHFLTTLRVGELHYRTGEKTEFMSVLWGFAEVTPKKVTILAEVAEKAEDIDVERAEEAVKKAEERLERGGLPSEVKEAQISLEKARLRQKIAGRLKQRSSFSSH, from the coding sequence ATGACTACGTCTGCTCACGCTGTGACACCGGGCAAGATTCTTCTTGAAGTCGTCACTCCCGATCATCGTCTGCTCAGCCAGGAAGTCGATTATGTTTCGGCCCCGGGGAGTGAGGGTGATTTTGGTGTCCTTCCAGGTCATTGTCATTTTTTGACGACGCTGCGGGTTGGTGAATTACACTATCGTACCGGTGAGAAGACGGAATTCATGTCTGTCTTATGGGGTTTTGCTGAAGTCACCCCTAAGAAAGTCACGATCCTGGCCGAAGTTGCTGAAAAGGCCGAAGATATCGATGTGGAGCGGGCTGAAGAAGCCGTAAAGAAAGCGGAAGAACGTCTTGAACGCGGTGGACTGCCCTCGGAAGTCAAAGAAGCGCAGATCAGTCTCGAAAAAGCTCGGCTCCGTCAAAAAATCGCTGGCCGTCTGAAACAGCGCAGCTCTTTTTCCTCTCACTAA
- the atpD gene encoding F0F1 ATP synthase subunit beta encodes MVGTATENGKIVQVIGPVVDIEFPPGKLPNIFNALTIAQVAGEQAGESGGKLTLEVAQHLGENRVRAISMSSTDGLVRGLDVVDTGAPISVPVGKETLGRIMNVLGDPVDGFGPVSAKKHWSIHRSAPALEDQETKTEVLETGIKVVDLLEPYAKGGKVGLFGGAGVGKTVIIMELINNIALHHGGFSVFAGVGERTREGNDLWHEMQDSKVIDPKDFSKSKAALVYGQMNEPPGARLRVGLTGLTIAEYFRDEENQDVLLFVDNIFRFTQAGSEVSALLGRMPSAVGYQPTLGTEMGTLQERITSTKSGSITSVQAVYVPADDLTDPAPATAFAHLDATTVLSRSLAELGIYPAVDPLDSTSRILDPMILGEEHYGVVQRVQGTLQKYKDLQDIIAILGMDELSEDDKQTVARARKLQRFLSQPFHVAEAFTGSPGKYVKLADTVRSFKEIVDGKYDHLPEQAFYMVGPIEEAIEKAEKLGYKV; translated from the coding sequence ATGGTGGGTACCGCTACGGAAAACGGAAAAATCGTGCAAGTCATCGGGCCAGTGGTTGACATTGAGTTTCCCCCGGGGAAGCTCCCGAATATTTTTAATGCCTTGACGATTGCTCAAGTAGCGGGGGAACAGGCAGGTGAATCTGGCGGCAAGCTGACTCTGGAAGTAGCCCAGCATCTTGGAGAGAATCGGGTTCGCGCGATTTCCATGTCTTCAACTGACGGGTTGGTGAGAGGGCTTGATGTCGTGGATACCGGTGCACCGATTTCCGTCCCTGTGGGTAAGGAAACATTAGGCCGGATCATGAATGTATTGGGTGATCCCGTCGATGGGTTTGGACCGGTTTCAGCGAAGAAACATTGGTCGATCCATCGTTCAGCTCCAGCCTTAGAAGACCAGGAAACCAAAACGGAAGTCTTGGAAACCGGCATTAAAGTCGTTGACTTGTTGGAACCCTATGCCAAAGGTGGAAAAGTTGGACTCTTTGGTGGTGCAGGCGTCGGAAAAACCGTCATCATCATGGAGCTGATCAACAATATCGCACTCCACCATGGTGGTTTTTCAGTCTTTGCCGGTGTAGGTGAACGAACCCGTGAAGGCAACGACCTCTGGCATGAAATGCAAGACTCGAAAGTTATCGATCCCAAGGACTTTTCGAAGTCCAAAGCAGCGCTCGTGTACGGACAGATGAATGAGCCACCCGGTGCGCGACTTCGTGTAGGATTGACCGGTCTGACGATTGCCGAATATTTCCGTGATGAAGAAAACCAAGACGTGTTGTTGTTCGTCGACAATATTTTCCGGTTCACTCAGGCAGGATCAGAAGTTTCGGCTCTGCTCGGACGCATGCCTTCAGCGGTGGGCTATCAGCCGACGCTGGGAACCGAAATGGGAACCTTGCAAGAACGTATTACGTCGACGAAAAGTGGGTCCATCACTTCTGTTCAAGCTGTGTACGTGCCTGCCGACGACTTGACCGATCCCGCGCCAGCCACGGCCTTCGCTCACTTAGATGCGACAACCGTGCTTTCGCGTAGCTTGGCGGAGCTGGGCATTTATCCCGCCGTGGATCCTTTGGATTCCACGTCCCGGATTTTGGATCCCATGATTTTAGGCGAGGAACATTACGGGGTCGTGCAGCGCGTTCAAGGGACCTTGCAGAAATACAAAGATTTGCAGGACATCATTGCCATCCTGGGGATGGACGAATTATCCGAAGATGACAAACAAACGGTGGCCCGTGCTCGTAAGTTACAACGATTTTTATCGCAACCATTCCATGTCGCCGAAGCCTTTACGGGCTCTCCTGGAAAATACGTGAAATTAGCCGATACCGTTCGCAGCTTTAAAGAAATCGTCGATGGAAAATACGACCACCTGCCGGAACAAGCCTTTTATATGGTCGGCCCGATTGAAGAAGCCATCGAGAAGGCGGAAAAATTGGGATATAAAGTGTAA
- the atpG gene encoding ATP synthase F1 subunit gamma produces the protein MPSLQSLRRKITSVKNTQKITKAMKMVAAAKLKRAQERILTSRPYAHQLREVMGNLSQRVNRASHPLLSRRDGRTVELLVVTSDRGLCGAFNTNILRRAVDFLEEQRRQGMQVSVSLIGRKSIEFFKRRDWPIRQEWGGVFDRLSFEHALDIGQNVVSQYYAGTFDQLYVVYNEFKSAMQQEVIVEKFLPIESLDDARGDDTQTIGGYLYEPDEGELLETLLPKHFEVQTYRALLESAAAEQAARMTAMDGATRNAGELIKKVTLFYNKTRQAAITKELMDIVGGAEAIK, from the coding sequence ATGCCTAGTTTACAAAGCCTGCGTCGGAAGATTACTTCCGTCAAAAACACTCAAAAAATCACCAAAGCCATGAAAATGGTGGCGGCCGCGAAATTGAAGCGTGCGCAAGAGCGCATTCTGACGTCTCGGCCCTATGCCCATCAATTACGTGAGGTGATGGGTAATTTAAGCCAACGCGTAAACCGGGCCTCTCATCCCCTCTTAAGCCGGCGTGATGGCCGTACGGTTGAGCTATTGGTCGTGACCAGCGACCGTGGTTTGTGCGGAGCCTTTAATACGAACATTCTTCGCCGGGCGGTTGATTTTTTAGAAGAGCAACGCCGGCAGGGCATGCAAGTGTCGGTGAGCCTCATTGGCAGGAAGTCCATCGAATTTTTTAAACGACGTGACTGGCCTATTCGGCAAGAATGGGGCGGCGTGTTTGACCGCCTGAGCTTTGAACATGCCTTGGACATCGGTCAAAACGTCGTCTCTCAATACTATGCCGGCACATTTGATCAACTCTATGTCGTCTACAATGAGTTTAAATCCGCAATGCAGCAAGAAGTGATTGTCGAAAAATTCTTGCCCATCGAATCCCTTGATGACGCACGGGGAGATGATACACAAACCATCGGCGGTTATCTCTATGAGCCCGATGAGGGAGAGTTGCTGGAGACCTTGTTGCCGAAACATTTTGAGGTTCAGACGTACCGGGCATTGCTCGAGTCAGCCGCTGCCGAACAGGCTGCACGGATGACGGCGATGGATGGTGCCACGCGCAATGCTGGCGAACTGATTAAGAAAGTCACCTTGTTTTATAACAAGACTCGTCAGGCAGCCATTACCAAAGAACTGATGGATATCGTCGGAGGCGCTGAGGCTATTAAATAA
- the atpA gene encoding F0F1 ATP synthase subunit alpha: MQIKAEEISSIIQEKIKGFDQRVDVQEMGYVIQVGDNIARVYGLEGAMSGELLEFPGGLYGVALNLEEDSVGAVLLGEDVGIREGDPVKRTGRIAEVPVGEALVGRVVDAIGMPIDGKGSINSTESRLIEIKAPGVVDRQSVSEPLQTGLKAIDAMIPVGRGQRELIIGDRQTGKTAIAVDTIINQKGLDVYCFYVAIGQKRSTVARVVKTLEDYGAMEYTTVISATASDSASLQFFAPYAGVTMAEYFRDNGKHALIVYDDLSKHATAYRQLSLLLRRPPGREAYPGDVFFLHSRLLERAAKMSEAKGSGSLTALPIIETQAGDVSAYIPTNVISITDGQIFLAADLFYSGIRPAINVGLSVSRVGGSAQIKTMKQVAGTLRLDLAQYREMAAFAQFGSDLDKATQAQLARGERMVELLKQDQYKPLPVADQVLSIYAGVSGFLDDVPVNKIKEFEKGLLEYVKEKHSQVRDEITSKKKIDDEFGGQLKQIIGEFKKAKGFGKA; this comes from the coding sequence ATGCAGATTAAGGCAGAAGAGATTAGTTCGATCATTCAAGAAAAAATTAAAGGCTTCGATCAGCGGGTCGACGTTCAAGAAATGGGGTATGTCATCCAAGTAGGTGACAACATCGCCAGGGTGTATGGACTCGAAGGGGCCATGTCGGGAGAGTTGTTAGAATTTCCCGGCGGTCTCTATGGAGTTGCCCTTAATCTAGAAGAAGATAGCGTTGGCGCGGTGTTGCTTGGAGAAGATGTAGGCATTCGTGAAGGAGATCCGGTCAAACGCACCGGTCGAATTGCTGAAGTTCCCGTGGGTGAAGCCCTGGTAGGTCGTGTTGTTGACGCGATTGGGATGCCCATCGATGGAAAAGGATCTATCAATTCCACAGAGTCTCGGCTCATTGAAATTAAAGCCCCTGGGGTCGTAGATCGGCAATCGGTCAGCGAACCATTGCAGACTGGGTTAAAGGCTATTGATGCCATGATTCCAGTTGGTCGTGGCCAGCGAGAGCTGATTATCGGAGACCGCCAGACCGGGAAAACCGCCATCGCGGTCGATACGATTATTAACCAGAAGGGATTGGACGTTTATTGTTTCTATGTTGCCATTGGTCAGAAACGTTCGACGGTTGCCCGAGTGGTGAAAACTCTTGAAGATTACGGCGCGATGGAGTACACCACGGTCATTTCAGCGACCGCCAGTGACTCGGCATCATTACAATTTTTTGCGCCGTATGCCGGCGTGACCATGGCGGAGTATTTCCGTGACAATGGGAAACATGCACTCATTGTCTATGATGATTTGTCCAAACATGCCACGGCGTATCGTCAGCTTTCCCTCCTGCTTCGACGGCCTCCAGGCCGTGAAGCCTACCCCGGTGATGTGTTTTTCTTGCATTCTCGGCTCCTGGAACGTGCAGCAAAGATGAGCGAGGCAAAAGGTTCGGGTAGTTTGACGGCCCTGCCTATCATTGAAACGCAGGCCGGTGACGTTTCGGCTTACATACCCACCAATGTGATTTCCATCACGGATGGGCAAATATTCCTAGCGGCCGACCTGTTTTATTCCGGTATACGACCGGCGATTAACGTCGGGCTTTCGGTCTCACGTGTGGGAGGATCCGCGCAGATTAAAACGATGAAACAAGTTGCTGGAACGTTGAGGCTTGATTTGGCCCAATACCGGGAGATGGCCGCGTTTGCCCAGTTTGGAAGCGATTTAGATAAAGCGACGCAGGCTCAGTTGGCTCGAGGAGAGCGGATGGTGGAATTGCTCAAGCAAGATCAATACAAACCATTGCCCGTGGCTGATCAAGTGTTGTCGATTTATGCCGGGGTCAGCGGATTCCTTGACGATGTGCCGGTCAATAAAATTAAAGAATTTGAAAAAGGCCTCTTGGAGTATGTGAAAGAAAAACATTCGCAAGTCCGAGATGAAATCACGTCCAAGAAGAAAATCGATGATGAATTTGGCGGGCAGTTGAAACAGATTATCGGAGAATTTAAAAAAGCCAAAGGGTTCGGCAAGGCATAG
- the atpH gene encoding ATP synthase F1 subunit delta, with translation MNKSSVARRYASALFNLLEEQHVPVVRDSLNAIARALESSQSFKHAIASPVFTFEEKNAILKELCDRTGAPPVMKQFFTQLLKKNRGVILPEIAEAFSNLADEKKGVQHIWVASAKDLTHAEQQQLETELSQKLNRAVKLEVETVPTLIAGLQIRIGSLVFDNTIRGKLDNMRTRLAKG, from the coding sequence GTGAACAAGAGTTCCGTTGCGCGTCGGTATGCCAGTGCCCTCTTCAACTTGCTGGAAGAGCAACATGTCCCGGTCGTGCGTGACAGTTTGAATGCCATCGCGCGCGCGCTGGAGTCCTCGCAGTCCTTCAAGCATGCCATCGCATCTCCTGTGTTTACCTTTGAAGAAAAAAACGCGATTCTTAAAGAGTTGTGTGACCGAACCGGTGCTCCACCGGTCATGAAACAGTTTTTCACGCAACTTTTGAAGAAGAACCGAGGAGTTATCCTTCCTGAGATTGCCGAAGCCTTTAGCAACTTAGCTGATGAAAAGAAAGGGGTGCAGCATATCTGGGTGGCTTCGGCCAAAGACCTGACGCATGCCGAGCAACAACAACTCGAGACCGAATTGAGTCAAAAACTCAACAGAGCCGTGAAACTCGAAGTTGAGACCGTGCCAACGTTGATCGCAGGTCTCCAAATTCGGATTGGGAGTCTCGTCTTTGACAATACAATACGAGGTAAATTAGACAATATGAGGACCCGCCTGGCAAAGGGGTAA